The window GCGAGCTGCCGCGCCCGCTCTTCGAGGCCCTGGCGGACGCCGGCCTGTTCCACCTGGCGGTGCCGCGCGCCATCGGCGGCGGCGAGTGCGAGTTCCCGACGTACGTTGAGGTGATCGAGGAGATCGGCAAGGCCGACGCCAGCACCGGGTGGGCGGTCAACCAGGGCGCGATCTTCGGCACCTACGCGGCCCGGATGCCGCGGGAGGTCGCCCGCGCGATCTGGATCGATGCGCCACGAAGCGTTGTCGCCAATACTCCGGCCGCGACCGCGAAGGCCGTCGTGGTGCCGGGCGGCTATCGCGTTACCGGCCGTCAGGGCTTCAGCACCGGATGCCGGCACGCCGCGTGGGTGGCGGCGCACGCCCAGGTCGTCGAGAACGGCCAGGTCAGGCTCGAGCACGGCCAGCCCGAGGCGCGCTACTTCTTCGTGCCGGTCGCCGAAGCCGAGCTGCTCGACACCTGGCACGTGCGGGGCATGCGCGGCACGGGCACGCACCACTTCGCCGTCACGGACGTCTTCGTGCCCGCGGAGCGCACCGTGCTGTCCGCCACAGCAAAGCTGCTGGAAGAGGGACCGCTCTACAAGATCCCGCGCACTCTCGCGTTCGCCTCAGGTGATGCCGCGGTCGCGCTCGGAATGGCCCGCGCGTGCCTGGACACCTTCGTCGAGCTGGCCGGTGCCAAGACGCCGCGGGCCATGCAGGCCCTTCTCCGGGATCAGTCCATGGTCCAGGTGAGCGTCGGCCAGGCCGAAGCCGCCCTACGCTCCGGCCGCGCCTTCCTCATGGAGACGGTCCGCGACATCTGGGGCGAGGCGACGGCCGGCGCGGTCAGCCTGGAGCGGCGCGCGATCCTGCGCCTCGCGACCACCCACGGCATCCGGCTGGCGGCGCAGGTCATCGACACCGTCTACAACGCCGCCGGCGCGACGGCCGCCTACGAGGGGCACCTCATCCAGCGCCACTTCCAGGACATCCACGTGATCACCCAGCACCTGCAGGGGCGCATCGCGCATTACGAGTTGGTGGGCCGCCACTGGCTGGGGCTTCCGATCGACCAGGACAGGCTCTAGCGTCGTGTCATCGCGCGCAGCGCTATCAGGGCGCCCACAACAAAAATGAGGGTGGCCAGATAGATCGGGCCCAGATGCGTCACCCAATTCAACTGAAAGGTGCCCGTGTAGTGGTAGGGCAGCGCAACCGCCAGCGCCACCACGGGCGCGACCACGGCGGCCACCCAGGCCCACATTTCCCCGCGTGCCACGCCGTACCAGGACAGCGCGCCCACGGCGATGCCCGTGCCCGCGATGAAGCCGGCCGTGGCCACGTGGAGATGCCCGATGTAGTGGACGATCGCCGGATTGAGGGCGTTCAGTTGGTCCCGCGTGACACCGTTCAGCGTCTCGACGCCCAGCTCGAAGCCGGTGGAGGTAAAATTGCGGATGAAAAACACCACTGCGTAGCCGATGAAAGCGAGGGCCGCGATCGCCATCAACACTGCGCCCTGTTTGAGTCCCGAATTCTGAGTCGTCATGTCGCCCCTCCTATTGGCTCGTTCCACCGCTGTTCACCGCACCCGCCGCCCGCTTACGTCCAGGTCTCTCAGGGGTTCTCGGCCACCCATCCCGACCAGAGGCTCTAATGAGTCTCGCCGATTACGGTGACACGCAAGCACTTAATTTCTCGAGCTCAGATCTGTGACTCAATTACGCGAGAGGCTCTAGCCGAACGCCGGCATCACCTCGCGCGCGAATAGCTCCATCGAGCGCAGCACGCGCGCCTGCTCGAGATCGCCGAACCAGAAGCTGCAGTTGAAGTGCGAGATGCCCACCAGCTCCCGGATGCGCTTGATCTGACGGATGCACGTGTCCGGCGTGCCGATGACCAGGAAGCGGTCCAGCAGGTCGTCGATGTCGGGCTCCTTTGCCGCGGGCACCGGGATGGCGCGTCCGCGCTCCACGCGCTCGTAGTGGTTGCGCAGGCTGAGCGTCACCCTCATGTTCCAGCGGGCCTCCTCGGCGGCGGCCCGCGCGTCAGCGTCGGTGTGCGTCACGTAGACGGCGCGCTGCACGCCGACCTCCAGCGGGTGCGAAGGCCGGACCTCGGCCACGACGCGGTCGAAGAGCCGGCGGAACTCCGCCATCCGCTCGATCGGGACGCCGAAGCCGCCCGTGAGCACGTTGAACCCGCGGCGTACGGCGGCCTCCACCGATTCCGGGCTTTGCGCCGTGACCCAGATGGGCGGGTGCGGCTTCTGGAGCGGCTGCGGGAACACCGACGTCTCGGGGATCTTGAAGTACTTTCCGTCGTAGCTGAACGGCTCGCCGCGGAACGCCAGGAGAATGACGTCGACCGACTCTTCCCAGCGCCCGCGGGCGCTGTCCAACTCGAGCCCGAGCCGCTCGAATTCGTAGTGCTGGTAGCCGCGCCCGAGCCCGATGTCGACGCGGCCGCCGGCCAGGAGGTCGAGGGTCGCGATCTCCTCGGCGACCACGAGCGGGTGGTGGAGGGGAACCACGATGACGGCCGTGCCCACCCGGAGCCGCGTGGTCTTCGCCGCGATGTACGTCGCGAACTGGGCCGGCCGCGAGAGATAGCCGTAGGTCGAGAAGTGATGCTCCGCGAGCCACACGTTGTTGAAGCCGAGCGCCTCGGCCGCCTGGGCGATGTCGATCGCCCGCGCGTACATCTCCTGCGAGGGGCGCGCGGAAGGCGATTGCATGAGCAGGAAGGTCCCGAAGTGAATGGTCATGCTCCCGTCACCTCGACCGGACACGGTAGTACGGCTGTGGCTGCCCCGGCACCTTGACGCGCAGCGTGTACACGGAGGTGCGCGCGGTGAAGAACAGCGTCTTGAGATCGGGGCCCCCGAAGGCGAGGTTGGCGGGCACCTCCGGCGTCCGGATGATCCCGAGCCGCGTTCCATCGGGCGCGAAGACCCACGTGCCTCCCGGCCCCGTGCAGTAGACGCGGCCTTCCACGTCGACCTTCATGCCGTCGGGCACGCCGTCCGTCTCGTCGGACGACATGTCGGCGAAGATGCGCCGCCGCACCATCGCGCCGCCGGCGTCCAGCTCGAGCACGTGGATGTACTGCGCCCAGCGCGTGTTCGCCACGTAGAGCAGGCGCTCGTCGGGTGAGAATGCCAGGCCGTTCGGGTACTCGAAGTCCGCCACGAGACTCTGCCCTCCGTCGGGCGCGATCCGGTAGACGCCGGCGTAAGTCAGCTCGCGTTCCGCCAGGGGCACGCGCAGGCCGGGATCGGTGAAGTAGATGCTCCCGTCGGACTTGCATATTAGATCATTGGGACGGTTCAGCCGTTTGCCCTCGAACCGGTCCATGAGGACTTCGATGCGGCCGTCGGCGGACGTGCGCGTGACCCGCCGGTTCTCCCCCTCGCAGAGGACCAGCCGCCCCTGGAGGTCGAACGTCGTGCCGTTGCCGCCGCCCGTCTTGTCCCGCACGACCTCGTGAGCGCGGCCGGGCGTCAGCCGGTACAGCACGCTCGATCGAACGTCGACGAAATAGTAGAAGCCGTCGGGATGCCACAGGGGGCCTTCCGTGAAGACGAACCCCGTGGCGAGACGTTCCGCCTCCCGGGTCTCGAGGATCGCAGAGAGCGCATCAGCCATGGTGTGAGACTCCTCCTTCACGGCTTCTTGAGGCGAACTTCCTCGAGGGGCGCCGACCACGGGTAGGGGTTGATCAGCATCAGCGCGGGCTCGGCCACGCGCGGGCCCACCCCGCTGGGCCAGATGTAGTCGTAGATGGGGCCATACCTGACGCGCTCATACACGAGGCGCTGGATCTGGTGCAGCATGGCCTCCCGCTTCTTGCGATCCGTCTCCAGGGCCTGCTGCTTGAAGAGCGCGTCGATGTCGGGATAGCCGCCGTACGCCCACGCGCCGTCGCTGGGGATGATCTCCGACAGGCGCGAGGCCGCGTTGCCGTAGAGCGCGGTGCTGCAGACGCAGAGGCCCTTGGCCTTCTTCGACGAGATCAGAGCCATATAGGCGCCGCGCTCCATCGGCCGCATCGTGAGCCGGATCCCGACCGCCCGCATGTACTGGACGATCGCCTCGCCCAGCGAGAAGTACGGCGGGAGCTGATGCAGCTCGCCGGCGTCGAAGCCGTTCGGGTAGCCCGCCTCCGCGAGGAGCTGCTTCGCCTTCGCGGGGTCGTACGGGTACGGCTCGAGGGGCAGGGCGAACTCGAAGGTCCGCGGGACGTGGTTGCCCGCGGGCCTGGACGCCCCCAGCGTCTCCGCGTCGCTCAGCGCCTGACGATCGATCGCGTAGTTCGCGGCCAGCCGCACGCGCCGGTCGTGCCACGGAGATTTCGGATCCCACTGCTCGAGGAAGTCGAGGTAGAAGGTGGCGATGCCGCCTGAGAAGGCCAGCTTGAGGTTGGGATCGCGCTTGACCTCCTGCGCCTGCGGGACGTCGAGCAGGTAGGCGATATCGACCTCGCCCCGCTTCAGCATCGCCATCCGCGTCGTGCTCTCCGGGACGCTCTTGAAGACAAGGCGCTTGACCGAGGGGACTTTTCGCCAGTAGCCCTCGTTCGCTTCCATCACCAGCTCGATGCCCGGCGTGTGGCTCACGAACTTGTAGGGCCCGAGCCCGACGGGCACCCGCTTGAAGCCGTCGTCGCCCACTCGCTCGACGTACTTCTTCGGCACGATCCAGCCCGAGCCGGACACGATCGAGCCGTAGAAGGTCATGAAGTCCGGCCAGGGCTCGTGAAGAATGAACCGCACGCGAGACGGCCCGACGACGACCACCTCCCGGACTTTGTCG of the Candidatus Methylomirabilota bacterium genome contains:
- a CDS encoding ABC transporter substrate-binding protein, whose product is MTGKRGRALGCLILSWLLLAGALEGASAQTKPEGEMRWALYVTLSPVWFDPGEVSGQLTPFWVLYALHDALVKPMPGNMLSPSLAESWTVSADQRVYEFKLREGLKFHNGDPFTADDVKFSFHRAKGSKTLHDKVREVVVVGPSRVRFILHEPWPDFMTFYGSIVSGSGWIVPKKYVERVGDDGFKRVPVGLGPYKFVSHTPGIELVMEANEGYWRKVPSVKRLVFKSVPESTTRMAMLKRGEVDIAYLLDVPQAQEVKRDPNLKLAFSGGIATFYLDFLEQWDPKSPWHDRRVRLAANYAIDRQALSDAETLGASRPAGNHVPRTFEFALPLEPYPYDPAKAKQLLAEAGYPNGFDAGELHQLPPYFSLGEAIVQYMRAVGIRLTMRPMERGAYMALISSKKAKGLCVCSTALYGNAASRLSEIIPSDGAWAYGGYPDIDALFKQQALETDRKKREAMLHQIQRLVYERVRYGPIYDYIWPSGVGPRVAEPALMLINPYPWSAPLEEVRLKKP
- a CDS encoding acyl-CoA dehydrogenase family protein, whose translation is MSALPLDAARKLAPQIRSAADEIDAARELPRPLFEALADAGLFHLAVPRAIGGGECEFPTYVEVIEEIGKADASTGWAVNQGAIFGTYAARMPREVARAIWIDAPRSVVANTPAATAKAVVVPGGYRVTGRQGFSTGCRHAAWVAAHAQVVENGQVRLEHGQPEARYFFVPVAEAELLDTWHVRGMRGTGTHHFAVTDVFVPAERTVLSATAKLLEEGPLYKIPRTLAFASGDAAVALGMARACLDTFVELAGAKTPRAMQALLRDQSMVQVSVGQAEAALRSGRAFLMETVRDIWGEATAGAVSLERRAILRLATTHGIRLAAQVIDTVYNAAGATAAYEGHLIQRHFQDIHVITQHLQGRIAHYELVGRHWLGLPIDQDRL
- a CDS encoding LLM class flavin-dependent oxidoreductase, with the protein product MTIHFGTFLLMQSPSARPSQEMYARAIDIAQAAEALGFNNVWLAEHHFSTYGYLSRPAQFATYIAAKTTRLRVGTAVIVVPLHHPLVVAEEIATLDLLAGGRVDIGLGRGYQHYEFERLGLELDSARGRWEESVDVILLAFRGEPFSYDGKYFKIPETSVFPQPLQKPHPPIWVTAQSPESVEAAVRRGFNVLTGGFGVPIERMAEFRRLFDRVVAEVRPSHPLEVGVQRAVYVTHTDADARAAAEEARWNMRVTLSLRNHYERVERGRAIPVPAAKEPDIDDLLDRFLVIGTPDTCIRQIKRIRELVGISHFNCSFWFGDLEQARVLRSMELFAREVMPAFG
- a CDS encoding SMP-30/gluconolactonase/LRE family protein — its product is MADALSAILETREAERLATGFVFTEGPLWHPDGFYYFVDVRSSVLYRLTPGRAHEVVRDKTGGGNGTTFDLQGRLVLCEGENRRVTRTSADGRIEVLMDRFEGKRLNRPNDLICKSDGSIYFTDPGLRVPLAERELTYAGVYRIAPDGGQSLVADFEYPNGLAFSPDERLLYVANTRWAQYIHVLELDAGGAMVRRRIFADMSSDETDGVPDGMKVDVEGRVYCTGPGGTWVFAPDGTRLGIIRTPEVPANLAFGGPDLKTLFFTARTSVYTLRVKVPGQPQPYYRVRSR